The following proteins are co-located in the Bosea sp. AS-1 genome:
- a CDS encoding DUF808 domain-containing protein has protein sequence MASGLFALLDDVAGIAKVAASSVDDVVAQATKAGAKAAGVVIDDAAVTPRYAVGFAAARELPIIWRIALGSLRNKLLFLLPGALVLALVAPWAITPLLMAGGVFLCFEGAEKVLELVLPHGSHGDAKAGGAAGDPTALEQQKIAGAIKTDFILSAEIMAITLAGVSDQSFWMQAVVLALVGIGITIAVYGVVALIVKADDVGVALAANQRPAASLLGLRSLPAGEAGGLDRALRWLTRPLGRGLVLGMPLFLDLLGIVGTAAMLWVGGGIIIHGLEGYGLAVLGHGIHDLAAAAGRFLPAAVEATGEWLAGAALSAVFGLVIGGIAIVAMHWVVSPSLKLFRKDERKVPLGG, from the coding sequence TTGGCATCCGGTCTGTTCGCACTGCTCGACGATGTCGCCGGCATCGCCAAGGTCGCGGCCTCTTCCGTCGATGACGTGGTGGCGCAGGCGACGAAGGCCGGTGCTAAGGCAGCGGGTGTCGTCATCGACGACGCCGCGGTGACGCCACGCTACGCTGTTGGCTTCGCTGCGGCGCGGGAGCTGCCGATCATCTGGCGGATCGCGCTGGGCTCGCTGCGCAACAAGCTCCTTTTCCTGTTGCCGGGCGCCCTCGTGCTGGCGCTGGTTGCGCCTTGGGCAATCACGCCGCTGCTGATGGCTGGTGGCGTTTTCCTCTGCTTCGAGGGCGCCGAGAAGGTGCTGGAACTGGTGCTGCCGCACGGATCGCACGGCGACGCCAAGGCGGGCGGCGCGGCGGGCGATCCGACGGCGCTCGAACAGCAGAAGATCGCGGGTGCGATCAAGACGGATTTCATCCTCTCGGCCGAGATCATGGCGATCACACTGGCCGGCGTATCCGATCAGAGCTTCTGGATGCAGGCGGTGGTGTTGGCGCTGGTCGGCATCGGTATCACCATCGCGGTCTATGGTGTCGTCGCGCTGATCGTGAAGGCGGATGATGTCGGCGTCGCGCTCGCGGCCAATCAGCGCCCTGCGGCGAGCCTGCTGGGCCTGCGCAGCCTGCCAGCCGGCGAGGCGGGTGGGCTAGACCGCGCGCTGCGATGGCTGACGCGACCGCTCGGGCGGGGCCTCGTGCTCGGGATGCCGCTATTCCTCGATCTGCTCGGCATCGTCGGCACAGCTGCGATGCTCTGGGTCGGCGGCGGCATCATCATCCACGGTCTCGAAGGCTATGGACTCGCCGTGCTCGGCCACGGCATCCACGATCTAGCGGCGGCGGCCGGGCGGTTCCTGCCGGCTGCGGTCGAGGCGACTGGCGAATGGCTTGCCGGGGCGGCGCTGTCGGCAGTGTTCGGGCTCGTCATCGGCGGCATCGCCATCGTCGCGATGCACTGGGTGGTGAGCCCGAGCCTGAAGCTGTTCCGCAAGGACGAGCGCAAGGTACCGCTCGGCGGATAG
- a CDS encoding transporter substrate-binding domain-containing protein — MLRALTALAFTLLIAATAAAQEAPRVAIPNFWDPRIRLDRPEPGPPRVVRFLTDDDYPPFHFAGPDGALTGFSVELARAICDKLGWTCTIQPRRFDTLLDSLGEGRGDVLAAAMNLTPAIRERFAASHLYFRVPARFVTTRGNVRAELDGESLQGRRVAVVSGTAHQAFLERLMPFVQRREASNLNAAVAALRSGDAEYIFGDGTALALLISASGGELAFSGGPYLESRYFGEGVAFLLRKDDPALKRAIDYALQGLWDDGSYSRLYLRFFPVSPF, encoded by the coding sequence ATGCTTCGCGCGCTCACCGCCCTCGCCTTCACACTCCTCATTGCCGCCACTGCCGCGGCGCAGGAGGCGCCGCGCGTCGCCATCCCGAATTTCTGGGACCCGCGCATCCGGCTTGACCGGCCCGAGCCCGGCCCGCCACGCGTGGTGCGTTTCCTCACCGATGACGACTATCCGCCCTTCCATTTCGCCGGGCCGGACGGGGCGCTGACCGGCTTCTCGGTCGAGCTCGCCCGCGCCATCTGCGACAAGCTCGGCTGGACCTGCACGATCCAGCCACGCCGCTTCGACACCTTGCTGGATTCACTCGGCGAGGGCCGCGGCGATGTGCTGGCCGCGGCGATGAACCTGACGCCGGCGATCCGCGAGCGCTTCGCGGCGAGCCACCTCTATTTCCGCGTGCCGGCCCGCTTCGTCACCACGCGCGGCAATGTCCGGGCCGAGCTCGACGGCGAAAGCCTGCAGGGCCGCCGCGTCGCTGTCGTCTCCGGCACGGCGCACCAGGCCTTCCTCGAGCGGCTGATGCCCTTCGTGCAGCGCCGCGAGGCGAGCAATCTGAACGCCGCGGTCGCGGCCCTGCGCAGCGGCGATGCCGAATATATCTTCGGTGACGGCACCGCCCTCGCGCTGCTGATTTCCGCGAGCGGCGGCGAGCTCGCCTTCTCCGGCGGGCCCTATCTCGAAAGCCGCTATTTCGGGGAGGGCGTCGCCTTCCTGCTGCGCAAGGACGATCCGGCCCTGAAGCGCGCCATCGACTACGCACTCCAAGGCCTTTGGGACGACGGCAGCTACAGCCGTCTCTATCTGCGCTTCTTCCCGGTCAGTCCGTTCTGA
- a CDS encoding nitroreductase encodes MTGAEAVEQAILKRRSVRAFLPDPVDPALLRRLIELAARAPSGTNMQPWKLRVIGPRSRARLEAALAAALEAGERPGLEEYRYYPEQFREPYLSRRRKLGWDLYGLLGVVRGDYEGMMRQVAANLRFFDAPVALMLTIDRDLEIGSWLDLGMFIENLLIAAQGHGLDSCPQAIFAQFHTIVRSELAIPENEIVVCGIAIGKADPAAPANRLVPEREPVETFTTWLD; translated from the coding sequence ATGACCGGAGCCGAGGCCGTCGAACAGGCGATCCTGAAGCGCCGCTCGGTTCGGGCCTTCCTGCCCGATCCCGTCGATCCGGCCCTGCTGCGCCGCCTGATCGAGCTGGCAGCGCGGGCGCCATCCGGCACCAACATGCAGCCCTGGAAGCTGCGTGTGATCGGTCCGCGATCGCGGGCGCGGCTCGAGGCGGCCCTCGCAGCCGCGCTCGAGGCCGGCGAGCGCCCCGGCCTCGAGGAATATCGCTATTATCCCGAGCAGTTCCGCGAGCCCTACCTCTCCCGCCGCCGCAAGCTGGGCTGGGATCTCTACGGCCTGCTCGGTGTCGTCAGGGGCGACTATGAGGGCATGATGCGCCAGGTCGCCGCCAATCTGCGCTTCTTCGATGCGCCGGTCGCGCTGATGCTGACCATCGACCGTGATCTGGAGATCGGCTCCTGGCTCGATCTTGGCATGTTCATCGAGAATCTGCTGATCGCGGCCCAGGGCCACGGTCTCGATTCCTGCCCTCAGGCGATCTTCGCCCAGTTCCACACCATCGTGCGGAGCGAGCTCGCCATCCCCGAAAACGAAATCGTGGTCTGCGGCATCGCCATAGGCAAGGCCGATCCCGCGGCGCCAGCCAACCGCCTCGTGCCCGAACGCGAGCCGGTCGAGACCTTCACCACCTGGCTGGATTGA
- a CDS encoding amidohydrolase: MDRDLLDKLTAWRRHLHAHPELGRQEKMTSAFVQEKLTELGIPFTANVGGYGVVATLKRGSSERTVGLRADMDALPIQEANDLPYKSKTPNVMHACGHDGHTTSLLGAAALLKADEGWSGTVQFIFQPAEEGTGGALAMLEDGVLERFPMERVFALHNWPGLEAGTVAVHRGPVMSEPGRFKITLTGKAGHAALPEQTHDPIVAMGHLIVALQTIVSRNVDPMESAVVSIGQVHGGLASNQIPTNVYIEGTFRTFVPAVRDRLLARLNGIAQNIAATFEMTAEVETTRGVATINTAPEEDMAAAAGEAAGLPVRRDMKASTTGEDFAYFLEKRPGCYIWMGNGPSVNGGDLHNDRYNFNDAILPAASGWLAAVAKQALTSNAP, translated from the coding sequence TTGGACCGCGACCTGCTCGACAAGCTGACCGCCTGGCGACGACATCTCCACGCTCATCCGGAACTCGGACGCCAGGAGAAGATGACGAGCGCCTTCGTGCAGGAGAAGCTGACAGAGCTCGGCATTCCTTTTACGGCCAATGTCGGCGGCTATGGCGTGGTGGCGACGCTGAAGCGGGGCTCGTCGGAGCGCACCGTGGGCCTGCGCGCCGACATGGACGCGCTGCCGATCCAGGAAGCCAACGACCTTCCCTACAAGTCGAAGACGCCCAATGTGATGCATGCCTGCGGCCATGACGGGCATACCACCTCGCTTCTGGGTGCCGCGGCGCTGCTCAAGGCCGATGAGGGCTGGAGCGGCACGGTGCAGTTCATCTTCCAGCCGGCGGAAGAGGGGACCGGCGGCGCGCTCGCAATGCTCGAAGACGGCGTGCTGGAGCGCTTCCCGATGGAGCGCGTCTTCGCACTGCATAACTGGCCGGGGCTGGAAGCGGGTACCGTCGCGGTGCATCGCGGACCGGTGATGTCCGAGCCCGGGCGGTTCAAGATCACGCTGACCGGCAAGGCAGGCCATGCCGCGCTGCCTGAGCAGACCCATGACCCGATCGTCGCGATGGGCCACCTCATCGTCGCGCTGCAGACGATCGTCTCGCGCAATGTCGACCCGATGGAGTCGGCCGTGGTTTCGATCGGCCAGGTGCATGGCGGGCTCGCCTCCAACCAGATCCCGACGAACGTGTATATCGAGGGCACCTTCCGCACTTTCGTGCCGGCGGTGCGCGACCGGCTGCTGGCGCGTCTCAACGGCATCGCGCAGAACATCGCCGCGACCTTCGAGATGACCGCCGAGGTCGAGACGACGCGCGGCGTCGCCACGATCAACACGGCGCCGGAAGAGGACATGGCGGCCGCTGCCGGCGAGGCCGCGGGCCTTCCGGTCCGGCGCGACATGAAGGCCAGCACGACCGGCGAGGATTTCGCCTATTTCCTGGAGAAGCGGCCCGGCTGCTACATCTGGATGGGCAACGGCCCTTCGGTGAACGGCGGCGACCTGCACAACGACCGCTACAACTTCAACGACGCGATCCTGCCTGCCGCATCCGGCTGGCTCGCGGCCGTGGCGAAGCAGGCGCTGACCAGCAACGCGCCCTGA
- a CDS encoding lysine--tRNA ligase: MPAFDAALVDAAQRSAAWPFEEARKLVARIEKSGKKTVIFETGYGPSGLPHIGTFGEVARTSMVRHAFRVLTGNTIPTRLVAFSDDMDGLRKVPDNVPNKELLAANLGKPLTEVPDPFGTHDSFGRHNNARLRAFLDGFGFDYEFKSSTDSYRAGEFDATLLKMLARYDAVMKIMLPTLREERAATYSPFLPIHPKTRVVMQVPIDEVDVEAGTVAWTDPETKERFVSPVTGGHVKLQWKPDWAMRWVALGVDYEMAGKDLIDSVKVSSQIARALDGTPPEGFNYELFLDEQGQKISKSKGNGLTIEEWLTYGPPESLALYMFQRPREAKKLHFDVIPRAIDEYLQFLNGYERQDWKNRLGNPVWHIHAGNPPAPEVIASGEGDNAVKTQVTFGLLMNLVAVANSEDKSVLWGFLQRYAPGMSPATHPRLDALVGYAIAYFRDFVKPAKSYRPADEVERDAFAKLDAALAALPADPTPEMVQDTALDVARAIPRYQNLNAKNATPERPGVSGDWWKAIYQVMFGEDQGPRFGSFAAIYGLPNTRALIAKALAGDLVREHAAFLEKRKAG, encoded by the coding sequence ATGCCCGCCTTCGACGCAGCCCTTGTTGACGCCGCCCAGCGTTCGGCCGCCTGGCCGTTCGAGGAGGCGCGCAAACTGGTGGCCCGCATCGAGAAATCCGGCAAGAAAACGGTGATCTTCGAGACCGGCTATGGCCCCTCGGGCCTGCCGCATATCGGCACCTTCGGCGAGGTCGCGCGCACCTCCATGGTCCGCCATGCCTTCCGCGTGCTGACCGGCAACACCATCCCGACCCGGCTCGTCGCCTTCTCGGACGACATGGACGGCCTGCGCAAGGTACCGGACAACGTGCCGAACAAGGAGCTGCTCGCCGCCAATCTCGGCAAGCCGCTCACCGAAGTGCCGGATCCCTTCGGCACGCATGACTCGTTCGGCCGGCACAACAATGCCCGCCTGCGCGCCTTCCTCGACGGCTTCGGTTTCGACTACGAGTTCAAGTCCTCGACCGACTCGTATCGGGCCGGCGAGTTCGACGCGACGCTGCTCAAGATGCTCGCCCGCTACGACGCGGTGATGAAGATCATGCTGCCGACGCTACGCGAGGAGCGGGCCGCGACCTATTCCCCCTTCCTGCCGATCCACCCAAAGACGCGCGTCGTCATGCAGGTGCCGATCGACGAGGTCGATGTCGAGGCCGGCACCGTCGCCTGGACCGACCCCGAAACGAAGGAACGCTTCGTCTCCCCGGTCACCGGCGGCCATGTGAAGCTGCAGTGGAAGCCGGACTGGGCGATGCGCTGGGTCGCGCTCGGCGTCGATTACGAGATGGCCGGCAAGGACCTGATCGACTCGGTCAAGGTCTCCTCGCAGATCGCCCGTGCGCTCGACGGCACGCCGCCGGAGGGCTTCAACTACGAGCTCTTCCTCGACGAGCAGGGCCAGAAGATCTCGAAGTCGAAGGGCAACGGCCTGACCATCGAGGAATGGCTGACCTACGGCCCGCCGGAGAGCCTGGCCCTCTACATGTTCCAGCGCCCGCGCGAGGCCAAGAAGCTGCATTTCGACGTGATCCCGCGCGCGATCGACGAATACCTCCAGTTCCTCAACGGCTATGAGCGGCAGGACTGGAAGAACCGCCTCGGCAACCCGGTCTGGCACATCCACGCCGGAAACCCGCCGGCGCCGGAGGTCATCGCCTCGGGCGAAGGCGACAATGCGGTGAAGACGCAGGTTACCTTCGGCCTGCTGATGAACCTCGTCGCCGTGGCGAATTCCGAGGACAAGTCCGTGCTCTGGGGCTTCCTGCAGCGCTACGCGCCCGGCATGTCGCCCGCGACGCATCCGCGCCTCGACGCGTTGGTCGGCTACGCGATCGCCTATTTCCGCGACTTTGTGAAGCCGGCGAAGAGCTATCGCCCGGCCGACGAGGTCGAGCGCGACGCCTTCGCCAAGCTCGACGCCGCCCTGGCCGCCTTGCCGGCCGACCCCACGCCCGAGATGGTGCAGGACACGGCACTGGACGTCGCCCGCGCGATCCCGCGCTACCAGAACCTCAATGCCAAGAACGCGACGCCGGAGCGTCCCGGCGTCTCGGGCGACTGGTGGAAGGCGATCTATCAAGTGATGTTCGGCGAGGACCAGGGCCCACGCTTCGGCTCCTTCGCCGCGATCTACGGCCTGCCCAATACGCGTGCCCTGATCGCCAAGGCGCTGGCCGGCGACCTCGTCCGCGAGCACGCCGCCTTCCTTGAGAAGCGCAAGGCGGGATAG